CGGTACTGATTAATAAAAACATTAAAATTGACATTGAGCTTATTATTTAAAAATATGGAAAGATGATGGGGCTGCATATCCAGCAATCCTGAAAGCCTCTTCAGTGACAGGTCCTCATCGCAATATAACTTTTCCAGTTCCATGAGGGACAGAAGCCTCGCTTTCACATCCTCCTCATCGATCCCCTTCAGATCATGAACCTTACCCGGCTTTTTCCTGCTTTTCATGTCCAGGGGAAAGAAGAGTTCAGGATGGACCTGCCCCATGATAAACCATGCGATGACAAAGAAACTTGTCAGCACCAGGGCCATGAGGGAAAACAGGGCAGCATTATAAATCATCGATATGATAAGCAGAACTGTAATTACAAGGAGTGTGACTGTCACGGTGATTGCCAGCAGGGCAATGGGGCTCCTTTTATGATTCCGGATGACTGTCAGTATCTCCATTTGTGAAAGAATTGCTACGATGTAACCCAATATAACAGCCATTCCCAGTGAATGGGCCGATGAAACCATTGAATGATCCATGATGAAGACATATACTCCATGAAACGGCGTCGCCAGAACCGATTCCCGGAAAGTATGCAAAAGGACAAAGACCAGGGCAAAAACAAAGGGAACAAAATGTATTGCACTCTGTACGGAAAAGTGATAATCTTTCCTGAATGTTAACTGATAAAAGAGATAGATCGACGGACCAAGAATAAATTTGGCAAGGAGAAGCGCCATCTGACCCGCACTTCGGTAATCCGTCACTGCCCCGATAACGGCGTACTGCTGAAGCTGAATGACCGTCAGGCTGCAGAATATGCAGAAGAGCAATATATTCTTCACGGTCCTGCGAGACTGCAGCAATTGCACAATAGCCAATAAAAAGCTCAAACCGGCGCCGAAAAGAATGAGCGAATATGTAGTATCGGGAAAAAGCATAGTTATAATTCCTTAATAATAGCAGCAACTAATCTAACATTATTGAATGATTTTCAAGTATTTAATTTTCCGAATAAATACAGACAGTAAATATTACCGTACAGAAGGAAAACTGCTATAAATAAAAATAGTTAATTCCTCTATTTTTGACATAAATGGTCCGATATTTTAACCGGATACTACAACCCGGACTGAACAATATCAGGGAAAACATGAGAAAAAGAAATACATATACCATGATCCTCTCATCAGCTGCGGTAATTTTTATTTCATTCTGCATCGTTACCGTTTCTGCATTTGCCGGTCCCTTTATTAAAATCGACAGCATCGATGCCCAAGCTGAATTTCCCCGCATCGCCGTTACCATTTCTATCCATAATGTGAATAAATCTTTCATCCCCGGGCTTGACGAAAGCAACATCCTGGTCTATGAAGACGGCTATCGCGTCAACTATGTAAAGGTAAAAGATCTCTCCGATTCAGAAGACCTGTTATACCTGGTCTTTTCCATAGATTCCAGCAAAAGCATCAGCCAGGAATTTCTTAAAAGCATCTGTAAATCAGCACAGGATATTGTCAACAGCACGGCACCCAAAGATAAAATAGCCGTATATCGTTTCAACGATGATGTTATTCTTATGAACAATTTCTCAGAAAACCGTTTAAACATCATCGATAACATTAATAGCATCGAAAGGCATGGAACCAAAACCCTGCTCTACAACGCCATATATGACTCCCTCCAGATTCTTGGAGACGTTAACACAAAACGCAAAGCCGTAATTGTATTTACTGATGGTAAGGATGAAGGCAGCAGCGTTACGGATAATGATGTAATCACCTTTGCCAGGGACAGCGTAATACCCGTCTATTTTATAAGCCTGGAATCATCACCGTCCATCCAGACCCTGGGCCGCATCGCCAAACTTTCGGGAGGCCGGCTCATTTACAGCAAAAAGCATGATGATGTGGTCAGGATGTATCAATCCATTTTATCCATGATCAAAAACAGATATGTCATCCAGTACCAGACTATATCCCGCGCCGACGGCGCCCGGCATCAGCTGGAAGTACGGCTGAATTATGGGAACATCCGGGACCGCGACATACAGTCATTCATGGTACAGCACGATATACTCTTTCTTAATATATTCAGGGACCAGAATACCATCCTGCTCCTGATGATAGTTATTCTTCTGGTTGTAATAATTATTACACTGACCTGGTTTTTTACCCATGGGACTAAACGGCTGAAAGATGGATCTGCTGCATCAACCGGTTTCTTTAAAAGAGCTGGTTCCGAAAACCAGGAAAACCTTGTTCGCCTGGAAGAGGATGAACGCCTTCGGGAGGACGAGGCTATAACATCCCATGATCCTTCATTCACCTACTCCGATGCCTGGCTTATGCAAAAGGTAGGACCCGATACAGGAAAAAAATTTCCCCTTTATTGGGATGAGACTACCCTGGGCAGCGACAAAGACAATGCCATTGCATTCAATGATCCGGCGGCCTCGCCGCATCATGCTAAAATTAAATGCATAAGGGATGCCTATTATCTTTTTGATATGATATCGGATGGCGGTACCTATCTTAACGGCAACAAGCTGCTCAGGCCCAAAATCCTCTATGACTGGGATGAAATCCGCGTTGGCAAAACGCATTTTATATTCCGCGGCTCAAAAATCACCCGCGAGACCCTTTGACAAACCTGCTTGACAAAAAAATACCTCCAATAAAATTGTTGACGATTCGTCATTTTTCGGATATTTAATTAAGTACTATAGTTTCGTATTCCTTAATCACCTTGGGGGAAAACCTGCTTCTTTGAGGTTCCCATAAACAAGGCAATAATTCAAAAAAACATGCCATGAAACAGTATGGTACGACATTCCAAATTAAACCATAGCTATGAATAAAATAACTGCCATACAGGAAGAGCCGGCGAGACTGCTTATCGTCGACGATGAACCGCTCATAAGAAAAATCCTCATTAAATATCTGAGTGATAAAAATTACATAATCGATACGGCTGAAGATGGAAGCCTTGCCCTGGAAAAATTGCAGCACAGCCCTTTTGACCTGGTCCTCACGGACCTTCGCATGCCGAAAATGGGCGGCCGGGAATTACTAAAATTAATGTCCGAGCGCTTCCCTGATATTCCAAAAATCGTTCTCACGGGCTATGGCACCAATGAGGATATCATCATAGCCCTCAAAAATGGCGCCTATGATTTTTTAACCAAACCCATCACCGATTTTACCATCCTGGATCACTCTATTCAGCGTGCCATTGAAAGGAAACGCCTCAATGACAAGAATAAAAAATATGTAGAACAGTTGACACAGATCAATGAAATAATCTCTATGCTGAACAGCGGGAAAAGCACCGAGGATGTTTTCTACACGCTGTATATAATCCTGAAACGAATAATCCCCTTTAACCGTCTTGCCCTGACTATCCTGGATTTTGAAAACAATATCACCTTGAAGCTGGTGGAATCGGACAGAAAAATCCTTCTTAACAAAGGAGATACCTTTAACATTACCGATACATCCCTTGAGATTGCTTCGGAAAAGAAAATAGCCCTGAATATAACGGACCTGGCCGAGTATTTTCATGAAAATCCCCTTTCTACTACAACGCAATTACTTATCGATGAAGGAATGGCATCCTATCTTGCCCTGCCCCTGATAGTAAATAACATCACCCGGGGATTTCTCCTCTTTGCTTCCGATAAAAAAGCCGCTTTTACCAGGGAACATATTACTTTTCTCGAATCCATAAGCGGTCAGATCGCCCTCAGTATCCAGCGCGGTGAACTTCTTTTTGAAATTGAACAGCATACAAAAAACCTGGAACACCTCGTTGAACTGAGATCCCGGCAGATCATTAAAACACAGAAAACCACAATTTTTGCCTTGAGCAAACTGGCTGAAGCCAGGGATATGGAAACCGGCGATCATCTGGATCGCATTAGAAGCTACAGTGTATTCCTTGCCCAGCTTCATAAGTATATTGGCAATAACAAAGAAATAACCAGCCGTTACCTTCAGGACCTGTATGATTCCTCTATTCTTCACGACATCGGAAAGGTAGGTATTCCCGATATCATCCTGCTCAAGGAAAGTTTTTTAAATAACGCCGAATTTGAGATAATGAAAAGCCACACCACCATTGGATATGAGGCTCTTCGTTCGGCAACCCTTGAACTTGGCTCCGATTCCTTCCTCAACATGGCCATGAATATCACCCGGTATCATCATGAGCGTTGGGATGGCAGAGGATATCCGGAAGGCCTTATCGGAGAAGCAATCCCCCTTTCAGCACGCATAGTAGCCATCACCGACGTCTATGACGCCCTGACGTCACGACGTCCCTATAAAGATGCCTATTCCCATGAAAAGGCCATCATGATCATGAAAGAAGAATCATCACGTTTTGATCCCCAACTTTTTACTGTTTTTATGGATAATAACCATGAATTCAACAACATCCGCTTACGGATATCCACAGAGGAAATGATAGGTATTTAGATATGCACGGACAAAATGTAAGCTTCCGTTTCGGCGGTCCCATCACTCCCATGGTCAAAAAACTCATGATCATCAATGGGGCTATCTTTCTGCTGCAACAATTTGTGAATCTTTTTTCGCCGGGAGCCATGGAGTCTCTTTTCGGATTGAATCATATTGGTCTCATTCATGAATTCAGGATATGGCAGCTCTTTACTTATATGTTTCTTCACGGTGGCTGGCTGCATATCATATTCAACCTGCTTGCCCTGTGGATGTTTGCCGGTGAGCTGGAAAACCTCTGGGGAAGCAAATTGTTCCTCCGGTATTATCTCTATGGCGGGATTGGTGCCGGATTATTTATATCCATAATGAACTATATTATTTTCAATAAATATATGGCAAATCCCACCACCATCGGCGCCTCGGGAGCCCTGTATGCCATATTACTTGCCTATGGAATGATCTGGCCCAATCGCGAGGTTCTTCTCTATTTTCTCTTTCCCATCAAAATGAAATACCTTGTCCTCATTTTCGGACTCATGGAGTTCTTCGGCACCCTCTCTTCCATTGGGGGCCAGGGAGGCAATATAAGCCATATAGGACACCTGGGAGGCCTTATTTCGGGATATCTCTTTATCATGTATAAAAGGCGCGGAAAAATCGTCAGGCCCGTATCACCGACATCAAAAAAGGAGAATCTGCTGGGCAGATTGATGAAAAAAATCCGTCTGACCAAGAAGCGAAAAGAAATAGATACACGTATCAAGGCAAAGAAAATTATCGATGATCTTCTGGAAAAAATTGCCCGCAGTGGAATGAGTTCCCTTTCTCCTGAAGAAAAAAGACAGTTGGAATGGGCACGCCGGCACTACTATCCCGAAAGGAACGATACGGTGCATTGACCGGTTTACAGCGGATAGGGACTTATCTTACGAAGTGAGTCCTTCCGCAGAGGCCTTCATAATATTTTTTCCCGATAGAAACCTCATCGATCTGAAGAATCATTCTTCCCCTCAGCAGTCTCTTATTTACTTTTCGAACCTCTTCACCATCGCGGATAATGACTTTTAAATGCGATCGCATGCTTTTTTTTAAACTGTCACCCAGATTACATAGATTGAGAAAAATACCCCGATAGAAGATGATAACAGCCTCATCGGAAGGAACATGCTCCAGGCATTTCCTTACTTTATCAAAATCAATGACCGTATAATCTTCAAGCTCAATATTTTCATTGAGCATCATGGCCCTGTCGAAAAGATTTTCCTCGCCGGTATTAAAATATTGTTCTATAAGAAGTTTGCTCAGGATGGTTTTCGTGGCGTGAATGGAACTGCGGAGATTCGATTCATATTGATCTCTGTCTATCCGGCCCTTTTCAAGCAGATCATTGGTACTTTGTACATATGCCCTGAAGGTATTCCATATTTCGGATATTTCAGCGGCATACAGTTTTATTAGTTCATCCAGCTCCCTTTGTGAAATCTTTTGAAAAGGTTTGAATTCCTCTTTTCCGTTGTCACTCATGACAATCACCTCCCGGGACATATTGTCCATTTCAGTGACTGTTTTTAATATACTTAAATATATTCCCGTTGAGGCAAATTTTAGTATTTTTATGATATATTTTTTATATATTATTTTGTATCACTTTTCAGCCGTTCACGCCTTGAGAGTATGGTGACAGGGTCTATCTCTCCCACATTATTAAAAATGTAATCGGGCTGATAGGGAAACCGATTCACCATCTTTCTCGATGTCACTCCCGACAGCACCAGGCAGCAGGTCATGCCCGCTTCAAGGCCGCCCACAATATCAGTGTCCATGCGGTCTCCTATCATAAAACTGCATGCCGTATGAACATCAAGCTTCCTGCGGGCCCAGTACATCATGGCCGGATTCGGCTTGCCCAGGAAATACGGTGCTATGCCCGTAACCTTCGCAATAGGGGCCACAAGAGCGCCGCAGGCCGGGACCGGTCCGCGATGTGAAGGACCCGTAAGATCGGGATTAGTGGCGATAAACCGCGCCCCTTCATTGATGAGGTGAGTCGCTTCAATTATACTGCGATAATCATATTCCTCGGTTTCTCCGACTATTACATAATCGGGTTTGCTTTTCGTAATAACCGCTCCTATTTTTTCCAGTTCCACGAGCAGGCCCTTTCCTCCAATGACGAAGGCCGAGCAGCCTCCCGGTTTCTGATATTTCAGAAAACTGGCCGTTGCCATGGCCGAAGTGTAAAAGTTTTCCACATCCACATCAATGCCCAGTTCATTAAGGCGGTCCCGTAATTCTTCCGGTGTATGATAGGAATTGTTGGTCAGAAAAAGAAACTTACTCTTATTTCTTTTCAGCTTTCGGACGAATTCCTCTGCTCCCTCTATGAGCGTCTTTCCTTTATTTATGACACCATCCATATCAATTATAAAGGCCTTATCACAGGGTTTCAAATCTTTAGCCATACTTCTCTTCTCCATTCATTATCCATTTTACCCATGCCTCGCAGAAATATGCCTGGACTCACTTATATGTAGGGTATTAAGTATAATACTATGTCAATATACAAATAATTTATTGTGTAAGTTGATTGACATCAATATTTTTTTCTGTATCGATGCTAATCCAGATGATAATGTTTTGATAATCCTGTCATTCATTCTTGAGAGCAGGATTGACCACGGAGAAGATGATGAAACGAATTTCAGCTGCCTTACTTTTATTGCTTCTTTTTTCCGCATGCAGCGCTACCTTTGGCAAATATGTTGGAGAATACAAGGGCAACAGAAGACACGGCACAGGAACCTATACCTATTCCAACGGTGATATTTACGAGGGACAATGGCGCGACGATAAGCGCAGTGGCAGGGGGAAATGCTATTATGCAGACTTATCAACCTATGAAGGGAAATGGAAAAATGATATGCGTAATGGCTTTGGTACATGCACTTACCCTTCAGGAGAAATATATACAGGCAACTGGGTAAACGACACCCGGGAAGGAAAGGGAACCCTGACCTTCAATATCAAATCACAATGGTCCGACAATAAATATGTCGGTGACTGGAAAGAAGATAAAATGCACGGCCAGGGAACGTACTATTTCTCCGGCGGAAGTTATTATTCCGGTAAATGGGTTGATCATATCCGTTCCGGCCATGGCACCATGACATTTCCCAATGGAGATAAATATGTCGGTGCATGGGAAGATGATCAGATGAACGGAACAGGTACCTGTTACTATCACAATGGCGATGTTTACAAAGGCTCATGGAAAAACGGTCATCGCCACGGCAATGGGGAACTCGTTGCGGGGAATGGATCATACTACAGCGGCAACTGGGAAAAGGACGAAAGAAGCGGTCTGGGCACCCTGATATATCCTGATAAATCAAAATACCGGGGTTACTGGAAGGAAGGCAAACGTCATGGAAATGGAACTCTTTATTCTCCCGGCGGCAGGATTTTAAAAAAAGGACGATGGGATCAAGATTTCTTTACCGGAGAATAGGACCACATCATGAATTACATACCCATACATAAAATCCCGGAGCAGAAACCTGCCTCTATTATCATACGTCATGCCGAAAGATTTTCCATTGATAATATGGTCAATGCCCTGGACATACGCCTCACGGAAAAGGGACACAATGACTCCCGCCTGCTTGGCAAAGAACTATCTAAGCTGGGACCAGCCACCATACATCACAGCCCCGTACCACGCTGTCAGGAAACGGCCCTGGGAATTCAGGACGGCATCCTTGAAGCAGGAGGAACCGTGCAATTCGGTGGATTTCTCATGGAAATGGGCGGACCCTATGTGCTGGGTGACTGGATGGAACTTGTCGAAGAAACCCGCAAACACGGCAGCGATCCCTTTGTACGAAAATGGTTCAACGGTGAACTGATGGAGGGTCTCATGATGCCCGTCAAGGAGGCGGCATTTCTAACGATAAATGTCCTCGTTAAACAGCTCAGGGAAGATAAGGGTTCCTTCATCAATATCAGCCATGACTGGAATATTATGATTCTGCGGGAATTCTTTTTTGACATTAAACACGAAGAAGCGGGGCTTCCTGATTATCTTGACGGTATGGCAGCATATATCGATAATGGACGGCTCCGCCTTCTCTATCACGACAGAGAAAAGGACATCACCCTCCCCCTTTCATAAGCCGGCATTACACCGTACCGCAATCCGTTACCTGGCTCTTCAAAAGGTCCACGGCGTGGGGAATAGCCTTTTCTATGAACCCCAGATTCTCCCTCACCGCCTTAGGACTTCCCGGAAGATTAATGATAAGGCTTTTACCGCGTATTCCCGAGACAGCCCGTGAAAGCATGGCATGGGGTGTTATGGCCAGTGACCGTGCCCGCATAGCCTCGGCAAAGCCGGGAGCTTCCTTTTCTATCACCGCCCTGGTAGCCTCGGGTGTGTTATCACGGGGTGCAAAGCCCGTACCTCCCGTGGTGAGAATAAGGTTAGCACCCTTATCCGCCAATCTGATCAGGCACTGCTGTATCTCCAGAAGATCGTCGGGAACAATTATTTCATCACAGACCTCGTATCCATGAGCTGTTGCCCAGCTCCGGATTTCGGGCCCCGAAAGGTCTTCCCTTTCTCCCCTCGAAGATCGATCGCTTACAGTGACTATCGCAACAGTTATCATAACAGCCTCACATACCAAAAATCTATATATTACCGGCGGCAGGGACAAATCCCGATTCTCTGATCAACTTTTGTCCCTCTTTACTCAATACAAATATTATATAAGATCGGGATTCTTCGGTAAATCGTTCTTCGATTACATATAAATACAAATCCCTGTAAATAGGGTAAGAAATATTTTTCATTTTTTTATCGGCATGCCCTTTCCCATCTACTCTAAGCGCCTTAACCTCGTTATTGAGAAAGGCAGAACCTACATAACCCAATGCATTTGTATTTTCTGCGACAAAGGCCAAAACCCCGCTGTTTGATTTTTGTACTAATGCATCTTTTATTATCGTATCACCGATTCCCAGCGTGGCATTCCATATTTCCCATGTTCCTGATGAGCCGTCCCTGCTCACTGTGATAATTTTTTCCTTAGCACCATTGATTTGTTCCCAAGTCTCCATTTTTCCCGTATATATTTCCCGTAATTGCTTCATTGTAATTTTATCAGCAGAATTCTTTGGATGTACAATGGGGACAATATAATCATGGGCGACGAGAAATGATTTTAATGTAAGGCCGGCCTTCCCTGCCATATCCACATATTCACGAGAGGCAACTGACGAGGATTCGGCAATGTCACAAGAGCCTTTTATTAATCCCTCCAGGCCTGAATGGGAACCTGCGGGATCAATATCGAATGATATATTTTTCCGCAATTGGTAAGCTGCCACAAGTTTTCGGGTCATGGGATCCATCGAAGTGGAACCCTTCACGATAATCACAGGTTTCTCATTTTTCAAACATGCCGTCGTAACAACGGAACCAGCTGTCAACAATATGATGCACATCCATAGTTTTAATTTCATCCTGTTGTTCCTCCCACCTTTATGAAATCGTCCATTGCCGCCAGTATTTTCACAGGGCCTACAGAAAATCAATGAATTATCTTTGCTCAATAAATTTTCCCGAATCTTCGATAATCGTAATAAGAAACAGGTGCAGAGAGCACGCCGGAATATCTAAGGGTAGATACAAATATCAATTTATTTTGGCTTACCCATCAGGCCCGGTTTTTATATAATTTCGCAGAACAGGATCAAAGAATTTGAAAAGCAGAACCACAGGCCAGCAGTATCTCACCAAACATGTTAAATACATTGATTACCGGATACAGCTGCTAAATAATTATGTCTCATTAAATCTCCCTGTTGATAATGACTTTAATGAAAGCCTGATTTCCTTTCTTATCTCAGAAAACTGCCGAGATAACTTTCCCCAGCTCATCTCTCCAGAGATTGATACACCCGTCAGGGAGCTGAAACACCTGGTCAGGAAATGGGACATAAAAAACGATGGGGATATTGTAGGATACATTTACCAGATCCTGCAGAGCCGTGATTCCAGAAAGAACAAGGGACAGTTCTTCACTCCAGGAGATATCGTGACTCACCTGGCAGGTTCGTCTCTGGAAAGAACGGAATCATGGCGTGATGTCCGCATACTCGATCCGGCATGCGGGTCCGGACAATTTCTCCTTTCCCTGTATTGGATGCTCCTGGACCGATATATCCTGGATGGTGTCGCGGAACGTGAGGCATCGGAAAGAATCATCCGTTTTCATTTGCACGGCTTCGACATAGACCAGACCGTTATTCTTATCGCACGCTACAACCTTTCACGAATATCGGGCATCGAAGAAAAAGAGGTAAACATTGCCTGCCATAACTTTCTTTTCAGAGAGAATCCTCATAGTGATCCACCAGGGACGGTCAGCTGGCCTGAAAAATATGATCTTGTCCTGGGCAACCCTCCCTGGGGAAGCCGGGTCTCCTCCGAAGAAAAAATATATTTCAGAAAGAATTTCATCTCCTCTGCCTCCGGCATTAACACCTTCACCCTCTTTCTTGAGCGGGCCCTTGAAACCGTCCATGACCATGGGCTGGTTGCCTTTCTCATTCCCGAGGCCTATCTCAACATCAGGGCTCATCAATCCTCACGGGAAATGATACTGACAAACACAGCGATTAAAGAACTCACAATCTGGGGGGAGCGGTTCAGGGGAGTCTTTGCCCCCTCTATATCTATGATTACCCAACTGGAACCCAGCGAAGAGAAAAGATCCGGCAACGTGGTCAACATCATTCATGGAGCAGATCTGGCATCACATACATCAATTCTTATTCCCCAGGCATCGTACCAGAGAACACCGGAAAATATCTTCAATATCAACTACACAAGAAAATGTGTAAACCTCATAACATCCATTGACAATCAGGACTGCCTTTTCCTAAAAAATCATTCGAAATTTTTCCTTGGCATTGTAACCGGCAACAACACACAGCACATATATGACTTTAAATCTGAAGAACACCCCGATCCCATAATTCTTGGGAAGGACGTGTCCCCATTCAAGATACAATTCAGCCATCACTATTTCCGGTACAATCCCGGAATTCTACAGCAGGTAGCGCCGCAGCATTTATATCAGGCAAAGGATAAAATCGTGTACAAGTTTATCGGCAAGCGGCTCACCTTTGCCCTGGACAGATCCGGGTATTATTCACTGAACAATGTCAACGGTTTCATTCCCGACAAGAGCTACCGCGAACAACTTAACATAGAATCAATTCTCTCCATCCTGAACTCTGATCTCATGCAGTACTACTATGAAAAGAATTATTTCACCCTCAAGGTATTGCGGGGTAACCTGGAAAGGCTGCCCCTGAAAAAAATCAGTTCACCGAATCAGAAAAGGTTGAAACAACTGGCGGAAATGGTTATGCAGAGTACCGGTGAAGCGGAAAGAAAACACAGAAGATGCATCGAGGATATAATCTATCATGAATATGGCATCAAAGACCGTGACGCCTATACCATCAGCAGCCCGGAGCAGCATGAGTCTGGTTTAATCGAAAACGAATAGCAAGGTTTTACAGGCCGGTTACCGATAAATTCACTTCGAATCATCGCGGGTCCTTT
The Spirochaetae bacterium HGW-Spirochaetae-1 DNA segment above includes these coding regions:
- a CDS encoding DUF1751 domain-containing protein; protein product: MHGQNVSFRFGGPITPMVKKLMIINGAIFLLQQFVNLFSPGAMESLFGLNHIGLIHEFRIWQLFTYMFLHGGWLHIIFNLLALWMFAGELENLWGSKLFLRYYLYGGIGAGLFISIMNYIIFNKYMANPTTIGASGALYAILLAYGMIWPNREVLLYFLFPIKMKYLVLIFGLMEFFGTLSSIGGQGGNISHIGHLGGLISGYLFIMYKRRGKIVRPVSPTSKKENLLGRLMKKIRLTKKRKEIDTRIKAKKIIDDLLEKIARSGMSSLSPEEKRQLEWARRHYYPERNDTVH
- a CDS encoding TIGR01457 family HAD-type hydrolase, with the protein product MAKDLKPCDKAFIIDMDGVINKGKTLIEGAEEFVRKLKRNKSKFLFLTNNSYHTPEELRDRLNELGIDVDVENFYTSAMATASFLKYQKPGGCSAFVIGGKGLLVELEKIGAVITKSKPDYVIVGETEEYDYRSIIEATHLINEGARFIATNPDLTGPSHRGPVPACGALVAPIAKVTGIAPYFLGKPNPAMMYWARRKLDVHTACSFMIGDRMDTDIVGGLEAGMTCCLVLSGVTSRKMVNRFPYQPDYIFNNVGEIDPVTILSRRERLKSDTK
- a CDS encoding molybdopterin adenylyltransferase, which translates into the protein MITVAIVTVSDRSSRGEREDLSGPEIRSWATAHGYEVCDEIIVPDDLLEIQQCLIRLADKGANLILTTGGTGFAPRDNTPEATRAVIEKEAPGFAEAMRARSLAITPHAMLSRAVSGIRGKSLIINLPGSPKAVRENLGFIEKAIPHAVDLLKSQVTDCGTV